One window from the genome of Salisaeta longa DSM 21114 encodes:
- a CDS encoding DUF3419 family protein → MPSAPSVRVPSVARLLPDAVQQSPTVSRRGLLERLFTTWFDGWVYNQIWEDPRVDARALQLDGNSRVLTIASGGCNVLNYLGHGPERITALDLNPAHLALTRLKLTALRRVPSHDAFYDLFGHGDRSSNVSIYTRHLQPHLDDDTRAFWTARRGLRRQRRYHVLASGLYDRSRMGLFLRFVHGVARQMGLQPERLLQAQTLAGQRAFYQRVVAPFFERRWVAWLTQQPATVFSLGIPPQQHRFMAEESRGGVLGLFRQRLRTMVCEFPIQDNYFAWQVFGRRYDHTHRRAIPPYLRAEAFPALRERAGRVDTHVASYADYLAAQPTGAYNAFVLLDAQDWMTPSAIARLWREIARVGGAGARVIFRTAGTRSPVEAALPTALRSRFTYHRMASERLHAHDRSAIYGMFHLYECTA, encoded by the coding sequence ATGCCGAGTGCTCCATCCGTTCGCGTTCCGTCCGTGGCCCGCCTGCTGCCCGATGCGGTGCAGCAAAGTCCAACCGTTTCGCGTCGCGGACTGCTGGAACGCCTTTTCACCACGTGGTTCGATGGCTGGGTCTACAACCAGATCTGGGAAGATCCGCGCGTGGATGCCCGGGCGCTGCAGCTGGATGGCAACAGCCGCGTGCTCACCATCGCCTCGGGCGGATGCAACGTCCTCAACTACCTCGGGCACGGCCCCGAACGCATCACCGCGCTCGACCTGAATCCGGCCCACCTGGCCTTGACCCGATTGAAGCTGACGGCGCTTCGCCGCGTGCCCTCGCACGATGCCTTCTACGACCTGTTTGGGCACGGCGATCGTTCCTCCAACGTCTCAATCTACACGAGGCACCTCCAACCACACCTCGACGACGACACGCGCGCCTTCTGGACGGCGCGTCGCGGGTTGCGTCGCCAACGGCGCTATCATGTGCTCGCCAGCGGGTTGTACGACCGCAGCCGCATGGGGCTTTTCCTGCGGTTTGTACACGGGGTGGCACGGCAGATGGGGCTGCAGCCCGAGCGCTTGCTGCAGGCGCAGACGCTCGCCGGGCAGCGGGCGTTCTATCAGCGCGTGGTCGCGCCGTTTTTTGAGCGCCGGTGGGTCGCCTGGCTCACCCAACAACCGGCTACGGTGTTCAGCCTGGGCATTCCGCCGCAGCAGCACCGGTTCATGGCGGAAGAGTCGAGGGGCGGTGTGCTGGGGCTCTTTCGGCAGCGGCTTCGCACCATGGTCTGCGAGTTTCCGATTCAGGACAACTACTTCGCGTGGCAGGTCTTTGGCCGCCGCTACGATCATACGCACCGCCGGGCCATTCCGCCGTACCTGCGCGCCGAGGCTTTTCCTGCGCTCCGAGAGCGCGCGGGCCGCGTGGATACGCACGTGGCCTCGTATGCCGACTATCTCGCAGCGCAGCCGACGGGCGCGTACAACGCGTTTGTGCTGCTCGATGCCCAGGATTGGATGACGCCCTCGGCCATTGCACGGCTTTGGCGCGAGATTGCACGGGTTGGCGGCGCCGGGGCGCGCGTTATCTTCCGCACGGCGGGCACGCGCTCGCCGGTCGAGGCGGCCCTGCCGACGGCGCTCCGCTCGCGCTTCACCTACCACCGGATGGCCTCTGAGCGCCTGCACGCCCACGACCGCTCGGCCATCTACGGCATGTTTCATCTCTACGAGTGCACAGCATGA
- a CDS encoding class I SAM-dependent methyltransferase, translating into MSTAQRMNRMYRYTRHVYDLSRRYYLLGRDDTLAALAADAPATVLEIGCGTGRNLLELHELLPTATLYGLDAATVMLDTARRSIDRHAPDASVRLAQGLAESFTMDVAFGRPGPVDAIVCSYVLSMLDDPRPAIDRALAQLRPGGALYIVDFWDIADWPAPAAALLRQWLGLFGVRHRPALHMHLHALSQRGRVDDLVITPIAGRYAYRAVLRCPPTERGRPPKPSPAHQPSIV; encoded by the coding sequence ATGAGCACCGCGCAACGCATGAACCGGATGTATCGCTACACGCGCCACGTGTACGACCTCAGCCGGCGTTACTACCTGCTGGGCCGCGATGATACGCTGGCGGCGCTGGCGGCCGATGCCCCCGCAACGGTGCTGGAGATAGGGTGTGGCACGGGCCGCAACCTGCTAGAGCTCCACGAGCTCCTGCCAACGGCGACGCTGTACGGCCTCGATGCGGCGACCGTGATGCTCGACACGGCGCGCCGGTCGATAGACCGGCATGCGCCCGATGCGTCGGTGCGGCTGGCGCAGGGCCTGGCCGAATCGTTCACCATGGACGTGGCCTTCGGACGTCCGGGGCCGGTTGATGCCATCGTCTGTTCGTACGTCTTGTCGATGCTGGACGACCCGCGGCCCGCGATTGACCGGGCGCTTGCGCAGCTGCGCCCCGGCGGCGCGCTCTACATCGTCGACTTCTGGGACATTGCCGACTGGCCGGCGCCGGCGGCAGCCCTCCTGCGCCAGTGGCTTGGGCTCTTTGGCGTGCGGCATCGCCCGGCGCTCCACATGCACCTGCATGCCCTCAGCCAGCGCGGGCGCGTCGACGACCTCGTCATTACGCCCATTGCCGGCCGGTACGCGTACCGCGCGGTGCTCCGTTGCCCCCCAACAGAACGCGGGCGACCGCCGAAGCCGTCGCCCGCGCACCAACCGTCCATCGTGTAG